In the genome of Thiohalomonas denitrificans, the window TCTCGGTTCGGCCATCATTGAGCTCTGGGTTACCGAACGAAGCCAGACGACCAAGCTTGTTTTCAGCGGGGACCTTGGCCAGCCGGGACGACCGATCTTGCGTGATCCCACGGCCATCGAGGAGGCGGACATACTGGTTATCGAGTCCACCTATGGCGACCGCAACCACAAGGACCTGGCGACCACCCGCGAGGAGCTGATCGGGCTTGTCGAGCACACCCTGGAACGGGGCAATGTCATCGTGCCCGCGTTTGCCGTCGGCCGCACGCAGGAGGTCTTGTACCATCTGCATCGCCTCGCCCGTGACGGCCGGTTGAACGACCTGAAAATTTTCGTCGACTCGCCGATGGCCACCGAAGCAACCCGCATCACCCGGCAACATCTGGACCTATTCGATGAAGCGGCGAAGGAGCTCTCGACCTGGCACGCCGAAGGCAAGAACCTGCCTTATCTCCGTTTCACAGCGAGTGTCGACGAGTCCAAGGCCCTGAACCAGATCCGCTCGGGCGCCATCATCATCTCAGCCAGCGGTATGTGTGATGCCGGGCGCATCAAGCACCACCTGCGCCACAACCTGCCCCGGCACGAATGCAGCGTGCTGATCACCGGATTCCAGGCAACAGGCACGCTCGGCCGACGTCTGGTCGATGGCGCAAAACGGGTGCGTATTCTCGGCGAAGACATCCCTGTCCGGGCGGAGATTTATACCGTAGGCGGTTTGTCCGCGCATGCCGACCGGCGAGCCCTATTGTCATGGGCAGGCAGTTTCCGCAAGCCCCCCGCCCGTACCTTCGTAGTGCACGGCGAGGAGGCGGCGGCGCTCGGGCTTGCCGAACACCTGCGGGCCGAGCGCGGCTGGACGGTGACGGTGCCCGAGCCCGGGCAGAGCGTGATGTTGTGAATGCCGCCGGGCAACCTTCCATTCTCATTAACTGGTACGACAAGGAGAAAAGCATGCAAGGCAAGAAGAACATTGCAACGGGCTTTCTGTTTCTAGCGGCCTTCATGGCCTATGGCTTCATCCTGATTTACCTGCGCGACTTTGCGCCCGGCAAGGCGCAGTGGATCGCCGACTATGCGGTCGGAAAGCATTTCGAATCGCGTTTGGCGCACGTGCACGGCAACCTGTTCGCGTTCATCAATGTGGTCGTGGGCTATCTGCTGTTGCGGCTTCCGATCCGGGCGTTCTCGGCTAAATGGATCTCATGGCTGGCGCTGGCCGGTATGCTGATGCCACTCGGAATCCTTGCCGAAGTGGTCTTGGGAGTGCCGCCTGTCCTTGTCCTCGTCGGCGGCATCGCCATGGTGCTGGCGATGGTATGGTTCGGCGTCGTGGCGGCCACTATGCAGCCGGTTGGCGCTGGCGGGCGATCGTGAGCGTCGCCGGAGATTCTGACCATGCCTACTGGTGACACACCCACCGAGAAGGAATGCCAGGCGCTGCGCGAGGCGATCCTGCGCGGGCCAGCCTATCGATTGGCGTACGAAGACACCGAATTCCTATCCCAGGACGACCTGCGTCCCCTGCGTCTGCAAATGGAACTGCTCAAGCCGGAACATGAGCTACGCAAGCAGGAGATCGGCTCCACCGTGGTGGTCTTCGGCAGCGCACGCATCCTCTCCCGGGAAGGGGCGCAAGCACGCCTTGCCGAATTGGAGGCCCAATCGCGAGCCGGGCAGGCCGGGCCGCAACAGGCGGAGGAACTGGCCGCTGCCAGGCGCCAGCTCGCCCAGGCTCGCTACTATGAGGAAGCGCGACGCTTCGCGCGCATGGTCTCATCCCGTTTCCAACAGGAGCGGCGCAAGGATTTCGTCGTAGTCACCGGAGGCGGTCCGGGCATCATGGAAGCGGCCAACCAGGGGGCCTTCGAGGCCGGGGCGCGTTCCGTTGGACTCAACATCACCTTGCCGCACGAACAGGAGCCCAATCCTTTCATGAGCCCGGAACTCGCATTCCGGTTCCGTTACTTCGCCGTACGTAAAATGCACTTCCTGCTGCGCGCGCGGGCGTTGGTCGCCTTCCCAGGCGGCTACGGCACGCTCGACGAACTGTTCGAGGTGTTGACCCTGGTGCAGACCGGCAAGATGGCACGCATTCCCATCGTGCTTGTCGGCAGCGAGTTCTGGCACCGCGCCGTTGACTTTGACTACCTGGTGGACGAGGGCTTCATCAGCACTGAAGACGCGCGGCTTTTCACCCGCGTAGACACAGCAGAAGAAATCATTGCCGTACTGGAAGCCTTTTACGGAGGCAAACCGCCGGAATCCATGTCCGCCGGTGAATAGGCATGCGGGCGTTCTCCTTCTCTCCCCGCGCTCGTTTGTCCCTTCGACACTTGCATTGTTGACGAGCACTTGCTGTCTCGCTCCGGCCTTGGCTCAGCTCGACAAAGAAGGTGCTGCCGGCGTTTGAATGGGATCAGTCAACTTTTCAAAACCCGGGGTCCCCAAGCGGCGTGCGCCAGCAGTGAAGCCAAACAACCCTACCTTTTGACCTTCTCCTGCCACATCGCGTGACAGGAAAGGCAAGTGGCATTCAGGTCATTCAGGCTATTGCTCGCTTTCGTCCATGCCCCCTGGTCTGCGTCCTCGACGACCTTTCCCGCCTTTGTGTCGAGGAGCTGGTCGTAGGCCAGCAGGCTCTTTTTGAAACCGGCCTGATCCTCTTCGGCCATGATCGTCCACGGTTTGTGGTTCGGTGCGGGATGAGTCAGGATGATATCCGCCCCCTCCTTCACCATCTGCTTGTTCTGCCTGAGCACGCCCTTGTGCATCATCGATGAAGCCTCGCCCATGATCTCCATTAGCTGCAGGTAAGTCATGTCCGCCTTCTGTTTGCCGGCGACCAGCGCCTCGGCATCTTTTCCTTGTGCGTGAGAAAGGGTAGTCAGTAGAACAGCAAGGCTCGTAACAACAACCTTTTTCATGACGAATCTCCTGTAATTCCCCTAACGTCTAAATGAGGGTCATGATATAGCGATGAAGGAAGAATCCGATGACCAGCAGTAACAGGCCGACCACGTAGCTCAGGATGAAACTGTTGCCCAGCTTTTCAGCGAAGAAAAAAGGCACGAAGAAGAGGTAGGAGACCGGAACACCCACCAGGATACTTTTTGCAAAGGTGATGCTTGCCTCGGGATCGCGATGCTCGATGTAGGAAAAGGCGAGCGCGATGATCGAGGCTATCGGCAGGGCGACAATGAAGCCCGCCAATTCAGGCTTCTTGCCGGACAGCCATGACGCAAAGGCGATCACGGCCGCCGCCGTAAAGACTTTTAAGAGGGTGAGCGTCATGGGCACTTACTTCACCTTGGGAAATTCACCAGTAAAGTTGGCATCAAAGACGGAACCGGTGGCCGACATCAGGATGTAGAGCGTCTTGCCTTCCGTTTTGTTTTCCAGGGACACGATGTAGTAGCCCGCTCCTTTGACATGCATTTTGACCGCCTCGGGGTCGATTTCCTTCCAACTTGCTGCCAGCGTGCCGAAACCCAGTCCAGGGTCGGAATCGGCGAATTGGTGGGTGACGTCCGCCGCTAACGCCCTCGCCTGCCCCTCATCGATGGGGCCATGACCGCCGCCGTGAGCCAGAGCATTTGGCGCTTGAAAGAGAAACAGAAGAGTGAAAATCGTTAACGCTTTTCTAATCATGTCGTCTTATCCTGAAGTCAGTGAGTGTGGGGCGTACCGCCCTCGTGGCTGTGAGTCGACGGTGCAGCCGCGGGAGCCGGTTCGGTGTCGGTTGTTTCCGTAGCTTTCGGCTTCAGGCTTATCGGCTGCTGATAACTTTCAAGAGCCGCGGGCAGGGTCGCCGCCTGCATGTCCTCGTGGACGTGTGAATGGTCATCCCGGTTCAGGGGGAACTCTTCCGTAAAGGTCGTGTGCTGGTAGCCGTGCAACTGCATCATCAGCAGCAGCCCACCGGTCAGCATCAGGCCTATATTGGACGCACGGCTGAACCGGCTGAAGGACTCGGTCTTGCGCCAACCCGAGAGCAGGAACAGCATGATGGCGAGGGCGGCGATCTGACCGACTTCCACTCCCACATTGAAGGCGATGATCTTCATTACGATGCCCTCATCCCCGAGCGGCAGCTGCTGTAGCCGCGTGGAGAGGCCGAAGCCATGGATGAGGCCGAAGCCGAGAACCATCCAGGTCAGGTTCGGCGACCGGGAATTGAGGTACCTTTTGAACCCATCTAGGTTTTCGAAAGCCTTGTAGCATACGGTCAAGGCGATCACGGCATCCACCAGATAGTAGTTGGCCTGAATCCCGTACAGGGTGGCGAAGATCAGGGTGATGGAGTGCCCCAGGGTGAACGCCGTAATGAATTTGATGATGTCGTTGAAGCGCGTCAGAAAGAAGATCACGCCGAAGAGGAAAAGCAGGTGATCGTAGCCCGTCAGCATGTGACTGGCGCCCAACTCGATATACTCCATGAGTCCCGCATCCAGAATGCGCTGCTTGTCACTGGCGGACATTCCATGAGCCACTGCATTCGAAGCAAACAGTAGACCGATGAGCCCGAACAGATACTTCTTCATAACGCCCTCGCTCTGGTTACAGGTATTTTGAGATTTCTTTCAGATCCCGCAGGCTTTTCTTCAACTCGGCCGGTGAATCAACATCGCCCGTCAGGCACCCCTCGATGTGGTCCTGCACGAATACCTTCTTAGCATTGCCAATAGCCTTGTAGGCCGCTTGCAGTTGCTGAGCGACCTCAAGACAGGGCTTCCCCTCCTCGATCATGTCGATGATTTTCCGCAAGTGCCCATCGGCACGCTTGAGGCGCTTGATGATGTCGGGGTGCGATTCGTGCATATGAACCATGCTAGAGATTCCGGCCAAACGGGGGCAAGATTATCCTATGGGGGGGGATAGGTTTGTCAAGACCAATGACGGCGTGGCCGAAGTGGGGACGATCGGGCCGGAGCGAGGCTCCCGGCCGGGCCCTATTGTCCCCTTTTCAAGGGATTCCTCATCGCCTGTGCGCCTGGCGTTTGCTCCCGGCACAGCGCGTGCGCGCGTGCCTGCTCGCCCTCGTCATGAAGTGTCTGCATGGGACCGAAATTCACCTCGAAACCGAACGCGCACGTGCTGTTGGAGACGGGCCGGCTGCAGCCGACGCCGAGGCGCGCTTTTCCACCCGCAGCGGCTGGCTTGGTGTCCGGCGGCAGGCAAACGGGATCGAACTCGATTTTCCCGCCGATGCCCCCCGAACCCTCGTCCGGAGAAGCGTGCGTAAGCCCGAATCAGCGACGAACATTTAGCCGTCATTGAGAGGAGCCCCAGGCGACGTGGCAATCTCGGGGTTGGGAGTAGAGATTACTTTGTCGCTGGGGCTCCTCGTAATGACAGCAGGGGCAAGTTCGTCAGGAGGACGCCTACAGGGATGCAGGCGGTAGAGCGACGCATGCCGCCATGGAGGCGGTAGTAGAGAATGTCTGGAACCCATTATCGAGGATGCC includes:
- a CDS encoding metal-sensing transcriptional repressor, which codes for MVHMHESHPDIIKRLKRADGHLRKIIDMIEEGKPCLEVAQQLQAAYKAIGNAKKVFVQDHIEGCLTGDVDSPAELKKSLRDLKEISKYL
- a CDS encoding DUF6488 family protein, which codes for MIRKALTIFTLLFLFQAPNALAHGGGHGPIDEGQARALAADVTHQFADSDPGLGFGTLAASWKEIDPEAVKMHVKGAGYYIVSLENKTEGKTLYILMSATGSVFDANFTGEFPKVK
- a CDS encoding HupE/UreJ family protein: MKKYLFGLIGLLFASNAVAHGMSASDKQRILDAGLMEYIELGASHMLTGYDHLLFLFGVIFFLTRFNDIIKFITAFTLGHSITLIFATLYGIQANYYLVDAVIALTVCYKAFENLDGFKRYLNSRSPNLTWMVLGFGLIHGFGLSTRLQQLPLGDEGIVMKIIAFNVGVEVGQIAALAIMLFLLSGWRKTESFSRFSRASNIGLMLTGGLLLMMQLHGYQHTTFTEEFPLNRDDHSHVHEDMQAATLPAALESYQQPISLKPKATETTDTEPAPAAAPSTHSHEGGTPHTH
- a CDS encoding LOG family protein codes for the protein MPTGDTPTEKECQALREAILRGPAYRLAYEDTEFLSQDDLRPLRLQMELLKPEHELRKQEIGSTVVVFGSARILSREGAQARLAELEAQSRAGQAGPQQAEELAAARRQLAQARYYEEARRFARMVSSRFQQERRKDFVVVTGGGPGIMEAANQGAFEAGARSVGLNITLPHEQEPNPFMSPELAFRFRYFAVRKMHFLLRARALVAFPGGYGTLDELFEVLTLVQTGKMARIPIVLVGSEFWHRAVDFDYLVDEGFISTEDARLFTRVDTAEEIIAVLEAFYGGKPPESMSAGE
- a CDS encoding MBL fold metallo-hydrolase RNA specificity domain-containing protein, which produces MNITFLGAAREVTGSCYLIESADTRFLVDCGMVQGGREAPARNRKPFAFDPKSIDFVLLTHAHIDHSGLLPKLTRAGYQGPIYTTAATADLLHVMLPDSAHIQESDAKRAERRARKTRGKDTTLAPIYTMQDAQECLHEVHSIAYDQELTPHAGVRCRFRDAGHILGSAIIELWVTERSQTTKLVFSGDLGQPGRPILRDPTAIEEADILVIESTYGDRNHKDLATTREELIGLVEHTLERGNVIVPAFAVGRTQEVLYHLHRLARDGRLNDLKIFVDSPMATEATRITRQHLDLFDEAAKELSTWHAEGKNLPYLRFTASVDESKALNQIRSGAIIISASGMCDAGRIKHHLRHNLPRHECSVLITGFQATGTLGRRLVDGAKRVRILGEDIPVRAEIYTVGGLSAHADRRALLSWAGSFRKPPARTFVVHGEEAAALGLAEHLRAERGWTVTVPEPGQSVML